The following proteins are co-located in the Bacteroidales bacterium genome:
- a CDS encoding bifunctional UDP-N-acetylmuramoyl-tripeptide:D-alanyl-D-alanine ligase/alanine racemase, with product MSAYVYTARKIAEITHGKLFPGNDVDAAIHHLLIDSRKPVSIQADVFFAIVTQRNDGHKYIPELIEKGIRNFVISSEPKPEWLQSNASFVLVNDTLDALQALAAHRRGLFNIPVIGITGSNGKTIVKEWLWQLMGNDRHVVRNPKSYNSQIGVPLSVWQMDEGHELGVFEAGISLPGEMEKLEKIIQPTLGIFTNLGPAHDENFESGLQKASEKLELFRNCNELICCADQKQIIEAYDSLQWSRKPRLITWSRQNIANLQILSCEKQESGTHIKAVYNNSEIAINVPFTDEASVENAIHCWLTLLHFGFAIEIIAERMLQLHPVAMRLTLKEGINNCSLVDDSYSSDLSSLGIALDFLQQQNQHRRKTVILSDMLQSGRNEADLYAEIAQLINNKNPNRFIGVGPAMMRQQDKFKGNAAFFASTKTLSEALPALDFRDESMLIKGARVFGFERIIQALQQKTHETVLEVNLDALLHNLNFYRSKLRPGVKTIAMVKAFSYGSGSFEIANVLQFHRADYLAVANADEGVELRKAGIRLPIMVMNPEEQGYEWIFKFNLEPEIYNLRTLSLLEQANERFGKPLDAHLKIHIKLDTGMHRLGFDEGDISQLISRLKDSKFEVASVFSHLAASDDPNHDGFTYQQIEAFERMCSELQTGLGYGFLKHILNTAGIARFPQAQHDMVRLGIGLYGISNLSDEQPFLEHVSTLKSIISQIRFISAGSTIGYNREFKAVKDMQIAIVPVGYADGLSRSLSNGKYSLLVHGKPAPITGNISMDMCMIDITDIPAHEGDEVIIFSPSHPITALAKAMQTIPYEVLTGISRRVKRVYFQE from the coding sequence ATGTCTGCGTACGTATATACAGCCCGTAAAATAGCCGAAATCACCCACGGGAAACTGTTTCCGGGGAACGATGTTGATGCGGCGATCCACCACCTGCTAATTGACAGCCGCAAACCGGTTTCCATTCAGGCCGATGTTTTTTTTGCTATTGTGACCCAACGAAACGATGGTCACAAATACATTCCTGAGTTAATTGAAAAAGGGATCCGCAATTTTGTTATCAGTTCAGAACCCAAACCTGAGTGGCTGCAAAGTAATGCCAGTTTTGTACTTGTTAATGATACCCTTGACGCACTTCAGGCACTTGCAGCTCACCGTCGCGGATTATTTAATATTCCGGTGATCGGGATTACAGGCAGTAATGGCAAAACCATTGTCAAAGAGTGGCTGTGGCAACTTATGGGCAACGACAGGCATGTGGTTCGAAACCCCAAAAGTTACAATTCTCAGATAGGGGTGCCGTTATCGGTATGGCAAATGGATGAAGGCCATGAACTTGGTGTTTTTGAGGCAGGGATTTCTCTACCCGGTGAAATGGAAAAGCTTGAAAAAATCATCCAACCAACGCTTGGTATTTTTACGAACCTCGGCCCGGCTCATGACGAAAACTTTGAATCCGGCCTTCAAAAAGCAAGTGAAAAACTTGAACTGTTCAGGAATTGCAATGAACTGATTTGTTGTGCCGATCAGAAACAAATTATCGAAGCTTACGACAGTTTGCAATGGAGTCGCAAACCACGGCTTATCACATGGAGCAGGCAAAACATTGCCAATCTGCAAATCCTTTCCTGCGAAAAACAAGAAAGCGGCACACATATAAAAGCTGTGTATAACAATTCAGAAATTGCGATCAATGTTCCATTTACCGATGAAGCCTCTGTGGAAAACGCCATTCATTGCTGGCTCACACTGCTGCACTTTGGGTTCGCAATTGAAATAATTGCCGAGCGGATGCTGCAATTACACCCGGTGGCCATGCGCCTCACGCTCAAGGAAGGCATCAACAATTGCTCGCTGGTTGACGACAGTTACAGTTCCGACCTTTCATCTTTGGGCATCGCCCTTGATTTCCTGCAGCAGCAAAACCAGCATCGCAGGAAAACGGTGATTTTGTCAGATATGCTGCAAAGCGGGCGCAATGAAGCAGATTTGTATGCCGAAATCGCCCAACTTATCAACAACAAAAACCCGAACCGTTTTATTGGAGTGGGGCCTGCCATGATGAGACAACAAGATAAATTCAAGGGAAATGCAGCATTCTTCGCCAGCACCAAAACCTTGTCGGAGGCGCTTCCGGCATTGGATTTCAGGGATGAAAGCATGCTGATAAAAGGCGCGAGGGTGTTTGGGTTTGAAAGGATCATACAAGCGCTGCAGCAAAAAACCCATGAAACCGTTTTGGAGGTGAACCTGGATGCATTGCTGCATAATCTGAATTTTTATCGCAGCAAACTAAGGCCCGGTGTGAAAACCATAGCCATGGTGAAAGCTTTTTCTTATGGCAGCGGCAGTTTTGAGATCGCCAATGTGCTGCAGTTTCACCGCGCTGACTATCTTGCGGTAGCTAATGCGGATGAAGGTGTGGAATTGCGCAAGGCCGGCATCAGGCTTCCCATTATGGTGATGAACCCCGAGGAACAAGGCTATGAATGGATTTTTAAATTTAATCTCGAACCTGAAATCTACAACCTTCGAACCCTCAGTTTGCTGGAACAGGCAAATGAACGGTTCGGAAAACCTTTGGATGCTCATTTAAAAATTCACATCAAGCTTGATACCGGCATGCACCGCCTGGGATTTGATGAAGGCGATATTTCGCAACTTATAAGTAGACTTAAGGATTCGAAATTTGAAGTTGCATCCGTTTTTTCACATCTTGCCGCCAGCGACGATCCCAATCACGATGGGTTCACATACCAGCAGATTGAAGCTTTTGAACGCATGTGCAGCGAACTGCAAACCGGATTGGGTTATGGCTTCCTGAAACATATCCTGAACACGGCCGGCATCGCCCGTTTTCCGCAGGCGCAACATGATATGGTGAGGTTGGGAATCGGGTTGTACGGCATCAGCAATCTTTCGGATGAACAGCCATTCCTGGAGCATGTGAGTACATTGAAAAGCATTATCTCGCAAATCAGGTTTATTTCTGCCGGATCAACCATAGGCTATAACCGGGAATTCAAAGCTGTAAAGGATATGCAGATTGCCATTGTGCCGGTAGGTTATGCCGACGGTCTCAGCCGCAGCCTGAGCAACGGAAAGTACAGTTTGCTGGTTCACGGAAAACCTGCTCCCATCACCGGCAATATCAGTATGGACATGTGCATGATTGATATAACGGACATTCCGGCCCACGAAGGTGATGAGGTGATCATTTTTTCTCCCTCCCACCCCATCACTGCCCTGGCAAAAGCCATGCAAACCATTCCTTACGAAGTACTTACTGGTATTTCAAGAAGGGTAAAACGGGTGTATTTTCAGGAATAA
- the pdxA gene encoding 4-hydroxythreonine-4-phosphate dehydrogenase PdxA has protein sequence MNKLPDEDIKINVGITSGDINGIGYEVIMKSLADQRMCELFTPIVYGTSKASSYHRKTINISDFNFNIIRKADQASAKKPNIVNLRDDEVKIDLGIATTESGEMAYQSLEAAVEDLKRNLINVLVTAPINKHAIRQAGFEFPGHTEYLASKFETEDYLMIMVSGKMRIGMVTGHLPIRQVAEALSKELILKKIRTLHDSLIRDFNIGKPKIAVLGLNPHAGENGMIGEEEVNMITPVVQELFNDGMLVYGPFPADGFFGSFKFREFDGILAMYHDQGMLPFKTLSFESGVNFTAGLPIVRTSPAHGTAYEIAGKDMASPDSFREALYLACDIFRNRVLYEELTSNPLVNHRDDRNDAAES, from the coding sequence ATGAACAAACTACCTGACGAAGACATCAAAATCAATGTTGGCATTACCAGCGGCGATATTAACGGAATAGGGTATGAAGTTATCATGAAGTCCCTGGCTGATCAGCGCATGTGTGAGTTATTCACCCCAATTGTTTATGGCACCTCAAAAGCTTCTTCTTACCATCGTAAAACAATAAACATCAGCGATTTTAATTTTAATATCATCCGCAAAGCCGATCAGGCAAGCGCCAAGAAACCCAATATTGTGAACCTCAGGGACGACGAAGTCAAGATTGATCTCGGCATTGCCACCACTGAATCCGGTGAAATGGCTTACCAGTCGCTCGAGGCCGCCGTTGAAGATCTGAAACGCAACCTTATCAATGTGCTTGTGACAGCGCCAATAAACAAACACGCTATCCGTCAGGCCGGCTTTGAGTTTCCGGGTCATACTGAATACCTGGCTTCAAAGTTCGAAACCGAAGATTACCTGATGATAATGGTAAGCGGAAAAATGCGCATCGGCATGGTTACCGGACACCTACCCATCCGGCAGGTTGCCGAAGCGCTCAGCAAGGAATTAATTCTCAAAAAAATAAGGACTTTGCACGATTCGTTAATACGGGATTTTAATATCGGCAAACCTAAAATAGCAGTCTTGGGCCTGAACCCACACGCCGGCGAAAACGGAATGATTGGCGAGGAAGAAGTCAACATGATTACACCGGTGGTGCAGGAGTTATTCAATGACGGCATGCTCGTTTATGGCCCATTTCCTGCCGACGGATTTTTCGGCTCATTCAAATTCCGTGAATTCGACGGCATACTTGCCATGTATCACGATCAGGGAATGCTTCCATTCAAAACTTTATCTTTTGAATCGGGTGTGAATTTTACGGCTGGTTTGCCTATTGTGCGAACCTCCCCGGCTCACGGTACAGCATATGAGATTGCTGGAAAAGACATGGCATCACCTGACTCATTCAGGGAAGCGCTTTACCTTGCCTGCGATATCTTCCGCAACCGCGTTTTATACGAAGAACTTACAAGCAATCCACTGGTCAATCACCGCGATGACAGGAATGATGCAGCGGAATCGTAA
- a CDS encoding nucleotidyltransferase domain-containing protein: MQDFVEQFASKALSGLKERAKELKCLYEVEELMKDSGRNVKEIFEGLLVVIPLGWQFTTVCECRIIYDGEHFTTEDFKETEWKQTAEINIDGNIAGEIQVCYSQFIRLTGDSQFLPEEQKLLNTIAERLSRYIFTQKLRKSVEVLSKADDQTQQPEELKVVLTTDSDEHWKWRYRIAEILASKMDMNRFGVKAIYLIGSAKNANAGPASDIDLMIHFTGNENQLCQLKAWVEGWSFSLGYYNQLKTGHKVDQLIDLHIITNKDIAKKSSFAVLINGIDERARLLREA, encoded by the coding sequence ATGCAGGATTTTGTAGAACAGTTTGCAAGTAAGGCTCTCAGCGGTTTAAAAGAAAGAGCAAAGGAACTCAAGTGCCTTTATGAAGTTGAAGAACTGATGAAGGACTCAGGCAGGAATGTGAAAGAGATATTCGAAGGCCTTTTAGTAGTTATTCCGTTGGGCTGGCAGTTTACTACCGTATGCGAATGCAGGATTATCTATGATGGAGAGCATTTTACTACCGAAGATTTTAAGGAGACGGAATGGAAACAAACTGCCGAAATTAATATTGACGGGAATATTGCCGGCGAAATACAAGTTTGCTATTCCCAGTTTATCCGGCTTACCGGCGACAGCCAGTTTCTGCCAGAAGAACAAAAATTACTGAATACCATTGCCGAGCGCCTAAGCCGTTACATTTTTACTCAAAAGCTCAGGAAGAGTGTTGAAGTTCTTTCTAAGGCCGACGACCAAACCCAACAACCAGAAGAACTCAAAGTAGTGCTAACTACCGATTCCGACGAACACTGGAAATGGCGTTACCGGATTGCTGAAATCCTGGCTTCTAAAATGGATATGAATCGTTTTGGTGTGAAAGCCATTTACCTCATTGGTTCTGCAAAGAATGCGAACGCCGGACCTGCCAGCGATATTGACCTTATGATACATTTTACCGGCAACGAGAACCAGCTTTGCCAGTTGAAAGCATGGGTTGAAGGCTGGAGTTTTAGCCTTGGATATTACAATCAGCTAAAAACCGGGCACAAAGTGGATCAACTAATTGATCTGCATATCATCACCAACAAAGACATAGCAAAGAAATCAAGCTTCGCAGTGCTCATTAATGGTATAGACGAAAGGGCGCGGCTGCTGCGGGAAGCGTGA
- a CDS encoding GxxExxY protein yields MTQAYLNALTRKIIGAAIDVHKELGPGLLESIYEKCLIHILQEEKLKVVSQQKIPVTFRGIQLECDLRYDLLVEDIIVVEIKAVANILPIHEAQLLTYLKLLQKPKGILLNFNCTNISKYGQQTMVNDLFAKLPKGY; encoded by the coding sequence ATGACACAAGCATATCTTAATGCTTTGACAAGAAAGATTATCGGAGCAGCAATTGATGTCCATAAGGAATTAGGCCCCGGATTGCTTGAGAGTATTTATGAGAAGTGTCTGATACATATACTCCAGGAAGAGAAACTCAAAGTGGTATCTCAACAAAAAATCCCCGTCACTTTCAGAGGGATTCAACTTGAGTGTGATCTTCGGTATGATTTGCTTGTAGAAGATATCATAGTTGTTGAGATAAAAGCTGTTGCAAATATTTTACCGATTCATGAGGCACAATTGCTCACTTACCTGAAACTGCTACAAAAACCAAAAGGCATTTTACTGAATTTTAATTGTACCAATATTTCAAAATATGGGCAGCAAACAATGGTTAACGATTTGTTTGCAAAGCTTCCAAAAGGGTATTAG
- a CDS encoding metallophosphoesterase — protein MIAYFVSDLHGKFEKYLSLFDQIRFGKPDVVLFGGDIFPHHSLRKHKDFEHINDFLHDFLIPEFIKLRNEMQGSYPKVFLILGNDDARIEEQHIIEAEKHGIWKYLHMRQETYGGYEFFGYAYVPPTPFLLKDWERYDVSRFVDPGCVHPTEGYRSVEPDEDIEYVTIQQHLERLTLKADFAKSVFLFHSPPYNTLLDRAALDGVTVEHVPVDVHVGSISIQRFIETLQPHITLHGHIHESTRLTGSWKQQIGKSFAFNAAHDGPELSIIKIPLENPPEAQRILV, from the coding sequence ATGATAGCCTACTTCGTCAGCGATTTACATGGGAAATTTGAGAAATATCTCAGCTTGTTTGATCAGATCAGGTTCGGAAAACCGGATGTTGTATTATTTGGTGGCGATATTTTCCCACACCACAGTCTTCGGAAGCATAAGGATTTTGAGCATATCAACGACTTTCTTCACGATTTCCTGATTCCTGAATTCATTAAGCTGCGCAACGAAATGCAGGGTTCGTACCCCAAGGTGTTCCTGATTCTGGGGAACGACGATGCCCGTATCGAAGAGCAGCACATCATTGAGGCCGAAAAACATGGCATCTGGAAATATTTGCACATGAGACAGGAAACGTATGGCGGATATGAATTTTTTGGATATGCCTACGTTCCACCAACTCCTTTTTTGTTGAAGGATTGGGAACGTTATGATGTTTCCCGTTTTGTTGATCCGGGTTGTGTACATCCCACTGAAGGCTATCGCTCAGTAGAACCTGACGAAGACATTGAATATGTGACCATTCAGCAGCACCTGGAGAGATTAACACTGAAAGCTGATTTCGCGAAATCTGTCTTTTTATTTCATTCTCCACCGTACAATACCCTGCTCGACCGTGCTGCCCTCGATGGTGTAACGGTTGAGCATGTGCCGGTAGATGTGCACGTTGGAAGCATTTCCATTCAAAGATTTATTGAGACCCTGCAGCCTCATATTACTTTGCACGGGCATATACATGAATCCACAAGGCTAACGGGTTCGTGGAAGCAACAAATAGGGAAATCATTTGCTTTCAATGCCGCGCATGATGGCCCGGAACTTTCAATTATTAAAATCCCCCTTGAAAATCCGCCGGAAGCCCAGCGTATTCTTGTGTAA
- a CDS encoding alpha/beta hydrolase: MKNVIIFDDAFYIPQLDRERKIWVYLPPGYESSNRHYPVLYMHDGQNLFDNTTSYVGEWGIDEIMNKMIEDGFPGIIIVGIEHGSEERLNEYSPWKHQKMGGGLGDKHIAFLVETLKPAIDKNFRTLPDRENTGIGGSSMGGLISCYAMLKHPEIFSRGIIFSPAFWFSEESYKYAENIEINNELRMYFLAGGKEYGDLNVIEATKKMIDILRAKGLSENQYHFKTDPKGKHTEAFWSKYFAEAVRFLFVG, translated from the coding sequence ATGAAGAATGTGATTATTTTCGATGATGCTTTTTATATACCGCAGCTCGACCGGGAAAGAAAGATCTGGGTTTATCTGCCACCCGGATATGAAAGCAGCAACCGGCATTATCCTGTGCTTTACATGCACGATGGGCAAAACCTTTTTGATAATACAACATCATATGTAGGCGAATGGGGCATTGATGAAATCATGAACAAGATGATTGAAGACGGGTTCCCGGGCATTATTATCGTTGGTATTGAACACGGTTCGGAAGAAAGACTCAATGAATATTCACCCTGGAAACATCAAAAAATGGGTGGCGGTTTGGGCGATAAGCATATTGCTTTTTTAGTGGAAACACTCAAACCCGCGATTGACAAAAACTTCAGAACCCTCCCCGATCGTGAAAACACAGGAATTGGCGGCAGCTCTATGGGCGGGTTAATCAGTTGTTATGCAATGCTGAAGCATCCTGAAATATTCAGTCGCGGGATTATATTTTCACCAGCATTCTGGTTTTCTGAAGAAAGTTATAAGTATGCAGAAAATATTGAAATCAACAATGAACTCCGGATGTATTTTCTTGCAGGTGGAAAAGAATACGGCGATTTGAATGTGATTGAAGCCACAAAGAAAATGATTGATATTCTTCGCGCTAAAGGTCTTTCTGAAAATCAATATCACTTCAAGACTGACCCTAAAGGCAAGCACACCGAAGCATTCTGGAGCAAGTATTTCGCGGAGGCAGTCCGGTTTCTGTTTGTTGGTTAG
- a CDS encoding BPSL0067 family protein, producing the protein MARTYTTTMNLQSLDGSAAYANEKGNHECVALVQKTAGAPHTSTWMQGKKVLSCLPGEISPGTVIATFDENGKYPLMQRHASLYESHDAAGINVVDQWNSQKMAKRRKIRLKNEPSRSVNDAKWYYIVETA; encoded by the coding sequence ATGGCCAGAACCTATACCACAACAATGAATCTGCAAAGCCTGGATGGCAGCGCAGCCTACGCCAATGAAAAAGGCAACCATGAATGTGTTGCTTTGGTACAGAAAACAGCAGGCGCACCTCATACTTCCACCTGGATGCAGGGTAAGAAAGTATTGAGTTGCCTTCCCGGAGAAATCTCCCCTGGGACGGTTATTGCAACATTTGATGAAAATGGCAAATATCCACTTATGCAGCGACATGCATCCCTTTATGAAAGCCACGATGCAGCTGGGATCAACGTTGTTGACCAATGGAACAGCCAGAAAATGGCCAAGAGAAGAAAGATCAGGCTTAAGAATGAACCATCGCGCAGCGTGAATGATGCGAAATGGTATTATATCGTAGAGACTGCCTGA